The nucleotide window GCGTCAAATTTTAACTTTAACTATGGCAGCAGTCAATTCTGAAAATGGAGTATTATTAGTAGATGAAATAGAAACAGGAATTCATTACAAAGCCCAAGTTGATATGTGGCGCTTACTGATGGAAACAGCACAAGAATTAAATATACAAATATTTGCCACTACTCATAGTTGGGACTGTATTTGTGCTTTTCAGGAAGCTCTAGAAGAAAGAGAAGATCAATCTATTGGTAAATTATTTCGCATTGACAATAAATATGGTAAACTTCGATCCGTTGAATATACGCCCGATGAAATAGCTGTTGCTGTAAGACAAAGTATTGAGGTACGTTAATGTCAAAAAAGAGGAAATTTACTCAACCTAAACCACAACAGCTATTAGTTGAAGGAAAAAATGATCAGCACGTTATTTGGGCATTATGTAAAAAATATAAACTCCCTGAAACTTTTTCGGTAGAATTACCCAATGAAGATGGAACAGAAGGAGTAGAAGCATTATTATCTAGTTTAACTGCTAGGCTAAAAGATATAGAGTTAAAAACTTTAGGTATTGTCGTAGATGCAGATCAAAATTTACAAGCCAGATGGCAATCTATTTCTGATAAACTTAAAATAGTAGGCTATCAAAATATCCCTCATCTCCCTTGTCCTGAAGGGTGGATAGATACTCAATCAGAATTACCTAAAATTGGTGTTTGGATAATGCCTAATAATCAACTACCAGGAATATTAGAAGACTTTGTTACTTATCTTATCCCCACAGATGACCAACTTCACCCAAAAGCGATAGAAATCATAGACCATCTTGAACAATTAACGATTCATCGCTATGGTACAGTACAACGTCCTAAAGCTTTAATTCATACTTGGTTAGCTTGGCAAGAAAAACCAGGGATACCTATGGGACAAGCTATAACCGCCCAAGTTCTTACCTATCATTCATCTATTACCGAAACTTTTATTACTTGGTTAAATCAATTATTTAATTAATTCTATATAAATAGAATATCATTTGGCTAAATCCCTGCTACAAAAAATATCTGTATCTGCCCCCCTTTTTAAGGGGGGTTGGGGGGGATCTATAAAAATATTTAAGCAAATTAATTGGTATTATATCTAATAATCTAATTATAACAAATAAATTTACAAAATTCATCCTCACCTCACAAAAAGATGAAGAATACTACTCTAATTTGAGTTAAATTTTGAAGACTGGTTAATTACAATAGTCATTTTTTTGAGCTTCTATAACTCCTAATAAGGTTTTGATGACAACACAACGCTTAGGAGGGGGGTTTAAATTCTCTAAAGATAGTGCAATTTTTTCGTTCACTTTTATAGTTTCGTCATCATCCCCATCTGTGTTAATTGTACCATCATGATTAAATAAAATTTTTGTCCCATAATCAAGGTGTAATGTTATATTATCTAGAGGTTTATCTAACGCCAGTTTCCAATCATCATCATCAGGAGTTTCACCATTTTTATAGGCTCTATATTCAAATTCTCCTCCTTCTTCTTGAAACTCAAGCGTATAAGCTACATTTTCTCGTTGAGCTAGGTTTTGTACCTGCCGAATTCGGAGTTCGAGATCTTCATTAGCTTTATTAAGCTGTTGTTGTTTGAGAAAATTTAAGAAATTAGGAACGGCTAAAGTAGCTAAAAATCCTAGAATCATGGTGATAACTAAACTTTCTACAAGAGTCATTCCTGATTGAGTATTTTTAAGTAACAATAATTTTTTCATAATAACTTTAAATAAACCTAAAATTAATCCGTTAGAACTTTGTCGTAAACCCCACCAATAAGAACTTGCGCTCTGAGCAACGGAAGTAAACTATCTTCTTCTATCCCGGGTTTTCCTTTGGCATTTCCTCTTAAAAGTATAAGGACATCTTGGTTAGAAGATTGTTCATTGTTTTTCACACAGGCAAAAAAACTTAAAGCGTCTTCAGTGTTACTTAATGGAGAGGCAATATAATTCAAAGTAGGATCATCAGGAGGGTTTGTTTTAATATAACAACTTAAATCCTCTTCTAATATAGGTGCATTTTCTTCTGATTCTTCTGAACTTGTGATAGCAATATCAGGAAGGGTTGAAGGAGCAGCAACAAAATCGACTAAAGTTTCTCTTGCAGGATCATTATCAGTAACAGTAGGACGTTCTGATTGTTGATCAACAGTATCAGAAGCATTTTGATATGGCCACATAGCAAAATTAGCTTCAGAAACCGGGTCAACATATCCTGTAGTTCGAGTTAAATCACTCAAATCACTATACTTACGCAGTTGATACCGTTCTATACGGGATTCCCCTTTCCACTCATCAGAATCAGAATCAGAATTGTTCGTTGTTTGGACATAAACGACTAAAGTGTAAGTCCGACGTTCTATTCTCAGCGCTTGACATTCGTTGAGTTGATCAGCATCAGATTCGTCAGTGAAACTACTACAATCAACACTCTCAAGCTCATCCTCACTCAAAGGTTCAATTTTCCAAAAAGCTAAAATAGGACGGGTATCATCCCCAAAGTCCGGGATAAAGTTCTCCAGTCCTTTATCCTCATCGTTAGCTCGTGTTTTTAATTCTTGACCATTGTAAACATAAATAGCCTCTCGTAAATCTTTAGCAATATAATCTAGAGCTTGTTTCATCTCTTCATTAACTTGACTGAGAGATTGCTCCCGTTGATTGTAGGTCATTCCTTCAACCATTATGTTTAATAATAGGGAAGTAGCAACAACACCCAGAAACATAGAGATGATTAGTTCCACTAAACTCAGTCCAAGGGGATGATTTTTTGGGGAGCTAGGGTGATGTTTTAAGCGAATAAAATTAAGCCATTTTTTTTTCATATTAATTTTAGTCTTCATCCAGATATTCCTCGTATTCTTGTAAAGAAAACTGTGCATCACTTTGACTGATTTCAGTATAAATAACAGCCAGAGGACGAGTTCTTTGTTGTCCAAAACTCTCGGTCATCTGCAAACTAGCTACGTCAGTTTCTAAATTGCCTATATTGTCTTTAGCTAGTCCTGAATAAACCCGAATTCCTACTCGAAAAACGGCCAGTTGACCATTAATTCTTCCTTGTTGAAAGCGGATTCCTTCATCTCGAAAAACTTGAACTAAAAAATCAGGTTGAGCAGTTTGATTATTTAATTCCACTAGATACGCTTTCTTATAACCATTTGAAGAATCTGAACTATTGAGTTCGGCAAAATTGTCCACTGTAGATTCCGGTGCTTGTACCGCTATTAATTCTTCTTGTGTATCAACCTCAGAAGGCAATACAGGCGGTAACTTTTCGTCCTCATCATCCACGTTTACTCCTTGCGCCATTAGGGTTTGAATTCGGTTAACTTCCCCTTGAGCAATTTCTATCGCTTGTTGTGCTTTCTGGGTTTGAAGCCGGGTACTAATACCAATCATAATCACAGGAGCAACAGCAGCAAAAACCATTCCGGCAACAGTAATCCCCGCTAAAGCTTCTACAAGAGTAAACCCTTGATTGTTATCAGTATTTATCTTTAATTTTTTAGTAAAATTTAGAGGCTTTTTCATAGGAGTTTTTCTTGGGGTAGAATGTGTTTCTGGTTTTAAAGGAGAAAGGGGAATAGGGAAAGAAAAATTTTTTATCATGAACGTTTTTGCTCTTTCCCTTTGTCCCTAAAACTGTAAACACTTGTGTTCTATTCAACTGCAATTGACTATCATGGCTAGTTGTTATTCGTTAGACGGACATTGTTCAGAATCAAGATGATCATCGATAAGCTCTTCATCTCCATCTCCATCTTTATCAACAGAGGCGCAACGCAACAGCATAATATAAGGGTCATCTGCTGCTACTCGTTGGTAAAATTCATTGCGAAGGTTACTTACCTCTACAAACCGATCGACGACCGGACTGGGTGGAGTATATTGTAAGGCTACATCATAACCCCACTGACGTTGTGGCGCTCCAAAAAACTCATTGGCAACCGCATTATCTGGAATCGTCTGTCCAGGTTCCCAAGCGTCTTGATCATAAGGGGCCGTGGCATAGGTACTAAAGTTTAACTGGAAAAATGACCCCTTCATACTCAGAATGTTTTTTTGATTGCTATTAACGTTCCAATTTTGAAGAAAGCGAGGAAAATTATGTAAGCCCCCATAGGACTGATCTTTACGAGAAGGGACTAATCCACTAATTAAAACAAGATTAACCTCAGTATCAACATCAGCTTTGTTTAATTCACGAGAGTCATCTGGTGGCTTCTCTCGATCCTCGTCGTAAATTGCTCGATAGTTATTAAAGTTAGAGGAGGTATTAGGAGTAACACTGGTATCGACTCTCTGAATAATATTATTGCGATTAACTCGGATAGAAGAATTAAGAGAATCTGGCAAATCTTGAGAATTTTCTCTGACCCAAAAATTATTACCTGCCCTAGCTAAGACGCTATTTCGATATGAAGAATTTCCTGCCGGACAACTGTCGTTATTGTTACGCATTCCATCCTCGAAAGTTCCATCACAAAAGCTATTAGAAAGAATACTCACTGCATCCCCAAGGATTTCACTGGGTCGCCAGGTATCATCGTTAACTCGGGCAAAATTAGTATTTAAATCACTTCGATCGTAGAAATTGTCCCAATTGGTAGTGTCATAAGCATCTATTGTGTCACTGCTATCGTTACTAATATTGAGAGTGTCTGTAAATTCTTCAACTGAATCATCGCTATATCTATGCAGGTTAAAATCCCCCTGTAGGTAAATAGGATTATCACTGATAAACGATAAACCTTTAGTCGTTCCACTTCTACTCAAGTCCGCTCCGTTTTTCAGACGAAAACCATAAGGACGACGATCCGGATCCGGATAAAAATCGATCGGTTTAGGACTAATTCCAGTCTCTGGGTTAATGGGTGGATCTTTTGGATTATTGACGTTGGTGTTCATCCGACAGGTTGCTGATAGTAAGTCTGTTTCTGTCTTGCAATTGTCCCAAGTCGAACTGGCCGGTCTGGCAATTCCATCTTCCCTGACTGCGTCTTCTCGGAAAGCATAGACAATTCCACTATCACTAAGCCAACTCTGTCCACCAATTTCGTCGCTCTCCTCTTTGAGTAACTTCAGATCTAAATCTAGAACTCTCACCTGCATCAACTGCCGACCATCATAGAAGGCTTTGTCTAAAAAGGCAGTGTAATAAGTTGTAGTAGTACCATCTCCGTTATTAAAGGTGATTTTATTGCCTGTACTGGTGTCAGTAGGAAATGTAGGCAAGACCCAGTCAGCTTGCGCTCTGGGTTGGAGAGCAATATCGTCGACAATATCGTCGATCTCAATTTGTTTGTAAATATTAGGGTCAGTAGGGTTAGTATTCTTACTTTGGATGTAAGAATCACGAATATATTCTTCAGTATTCGGCTGATCTGTGACTTGATCATGATTACTTACAGGGAATATGTAGTATAAGGAAGGATATTTAGGTTTGTCTGGACAATCAGAGGTACAAGAAGGTGACGTACCATTTCTAAAGCCTAATGTTCGATCGCGCTCAATCTGTTTATACTCCTCTTCCATTCCTACACCCTCTTTAGCATTCTTAAGGTTATAGGCTAATAATCCCAAGGTTGCTGATGCTGTCTGTAAAGTGGTCTGATCAGCAATACTCAGAGCATCGTAATCCGTTCCCTCATCCAATAGAGCAATGACCCGTCTGAGATTAGAAAAGTCTCCCCACATGGTCAGATAAGGGTAAGGATGAACAATTTTATCGGTCGAGGTCGAAAGTTCTTGTTTAGGAGGAAATGCCCCATCGGGATCTCCGGCAAAGTGAGCTAAGTTACTTAAAGCTTTTCGGAGAGGATCGCTAGTTTGGTCAATCTTGGCTTTAAAATCTGCCTGAGTGGTTACATTTCCAGGGGGGTTAAATTCCCAACCATTTGTTCCTTCACCGGTTAAAAAGTCAGTCTTAACTCTAGACACACCACCAATAGTCAGATTGGAAAAAGTGGTGCTGTTATTCCGTAATTCGCTAGTCCCATTGTGAACCGTTGTCGCAAGGGTAGCAACGGGAAAGTCTTTGTTATGAGCAGAATGATAAATCAGGGTTGCCTGAACTGCCGCTAAATTATCTCTGAGGGTTCGTCGTTGTCGGGCTAAATTATTTCTATTAACATTAGTCTCAACATAAGAGTTGCTCTGAGGATAGAGGGGGTCGTTGTTCCCTCCCCATCCAAAACGATTCCCTAATTCTAAACGTTGTCCTACAATAACCCTTAATCCTTGATATCTAGCACGACGTTCCCAATAACCATCTAAACCCACATCTTCCGCTATTCCTGAAGCAGGGTCTTTTGTGATTTGCGTTGCTTCAGTGGTAAGCTGACCAAACTGCGGCGCACCAATGCCATCCTTTGGTTTAGGCCCCCAACGATTATCAGCCCGATAGAAATCATCAACATAGGGCGTTTTGGCCCATTTATTAATCATCCGTTTAGCCAGTTGGCTCTCTGCCCAGTCTGCTGATCGAATACTCTGATTCGAGGGATCTGCTGCATATCTCGATTCAGATTTATCTTCAGTAAACAGAACGAGTGGGTCGAGACTAAAGTCATAGGCAGAGCCAGTTTCGAGATCATCATCAACCGAGTCACTCTCCTTGTTTAACTCCTGTTTGTAGTAATCTGCTTCATTGTCCGTGTCAGTGGGAGCTTCTCCAGACCCTGGATATATATCAATTAAAGAACTTCCTGCAAAATAATCTGCACTGCCCTCTGGGGCAGGAGCCCCGTTAATGACCTGACCTTGAAACCTTACTACTCCCTCCTCCTCTACTTGAGCTACGGCAATTTCTGAGGCATCTTCCGTATAAAAACAGGAATTAGGAGAACTGATCAGATAATTATGAAATCTAGTTTCGTCCTTGTTGTGTCCCCAAATTATATTTCCCCCAGTATACATTGACCCGTTCCAGCTAAAATTAGGGCCTGGATACAGTTCTAAATCATAACGAAACCAAACCCCCCATTTATTGCCCCGGTCTAATTGTCTATCCTGTTGAAACTCTAAAGTAGCGATCGCTTTATTTGTATCCTTGGGATTGACCACTACCGCATCTACTTGGAAATTTTTACGCAAGGAAGCTTGATTAATAGAATACCATCCTTCTTCGGGCACTAATGAGGGCAAGTCACACTCACCACTGTTATTTTTCCCCTGGATAC belongs to Gloeothece citriformis PCC 7424 and includes:
- the hpsA gene encoding hormogonium polysaccharide biosynthesis protein HpsA, translating into MSTYKLSKNPSRSGRRKNQPTYFTFKKQFRGILSPKGFVLPTMTMVLLVFSLVVGSILLRTSQYTTDVIANRESEVIYNSATPAIERAKTKIEYLFKRDPSFPNTVPSAKFLQNLMLPNEDEDNIYTLPDETRIDINGDGNRDNAWSYKTDLDGDGTDEVVAYSIIINNKTDDGTVDLESSDEEKARKLLTRTGPLSIQGKNNSGECDLPSLVPEEGWYSINQASLRKNFQVDAVVVNPKDTNKAIATLEFQQDRQLDRGNKWGVWFRYDLELYPGPNFSWNGSMYTGGNIIWGHNKDETRFHNYLISSPNSCFYTEDASEIAVAQVEEEGVVRFQGQVINGAPAPEGSADYFAGSSLIDIYPGSGEAPTDTDNEADYYKQELNKESDSVDDDLETGSAYDFSLDPLVLFTEDKSESRYAADPSNQSIRSADWAESQLAKRMINKWAKTPYVDDFYRADNRWGPKPKDGIGAPQFGQLTTEATQITKDPASGIAEDVGLDGYWERRARYQGLRVIVGQRLELGNRFGWGGNNDPLYPQSNSYVETNVNRNNLARQRRTLRDNLAAVQATLIYHSAHNKDFPVATLATTVHNGTSELRNNSTTFSNLTIGGVSRVKTDFLTGEGTNGWEFNPPGNVTTQADFKAKIDQTSDPLRKALSNLAHFAGDPDGAFPPKQELSTSTDKIVHPYPYLTMWGDFSNLRRVIALLDEGTDYDALSIADQTTLQTASATLGLLAYNLKNAKEGVGMEEEYKQIERDRTLGFRNGTSPSCTSDCPDKPKYPSLYYIFPVSNHDQVTDQPNTEEYIRDSYIQSKNTNPTDPNIYKQIEIDDIVDDIALQPRAQADWVLPTFPTDTSTGNKITFNNGDGTTTTYYTAFLDKAFYDGRQLMQVRVLDLDLKLLKEESDEIGGQSWLSDSGIVYAFREDAVREDGIARPASSTWDNCKTETDLLSATCRMNTNVNNPKDPPINPETGISPKPIDFYPDPDRRPYGFRLKNGADLSRSGTTKGLSFISDNPIYLQGDFNLHRYSDDSVEEFTDTLNISNDSSDTIDAYDTTNWDNFYDRSDLNTNFARVNDDTWRPSEILGDAVSILSNSFCDGTFEDGMRNNNDSCPAGNSSYRNSVLARAGNNFWVRENSQDLPDSLNSSIRVNRNNIIQRVDTSVTPNTSSNFNNYRAIYDEDREKPPDDSRELNKADVDTEVNLVLISGLVPSRKDQSYGGLHNFPRFLQNWNVNSNQKNILSMKGSFFQLNFSTYATAPYDQDAWEPGQTIPDNAVANEFFGAPQRQWGYDVALQYTPPSPVVDRFVEVSNLRNEFYQRVAADDPYIMLLRCASVDKDGDGDEELIDDHLDSEQCPSNE
- a CDS encoding prepilin-type N-terminal cleavage/methylation domain-containing protein, with the protein product MKKPLNFTKKLKINTDNNQGFTLVEALAGITVAGMVFAAVAPVIMIGISTRLQTQKAQQAIEIAQGEVNRIQTLMAQGVNVDDEDEKLPPVLPSEVDTQEELIAVQAPESTVDNFAELNSSDSSNGYKKAYLVELNNQTAQPDFLVQVFRDEGIRFQQGRINGQLAVFRVGIRVYSGLAKDNIGNLETDVASLQMTESFGQQRTRPLAVIYTEISQSDAQFSLQEYEEYLDED
- a CDS encoding DUF3226 domain-containing protein, with protein sequence MSKKRKFTQPKPQQLLVEGKNDQHVIWALCKKYKLPETFSVELPNEDGTEGVEALLSSLTARLKDIELKTLGIVVDADQNLQARWQSISDKLKIVGYQNIPHLPCPEGWIDTQSELPKIGVWIMPNNQLPGILEDFVTYLIPTDDQLHPKAIEIIDHLEQLTIHRYGTVQRPKALIHTWLAWQEKPGIPMGQAITAQVLTYHSSITETFITWLNQLFN